A section of the Geoalkalibacter ferrihydriticus DSM 17813 genome encodes:
- a CDS encoding ferritin family protein, translated as MSSNKAKACYTYEAALEAAVKMENDGFRSYLEAMRKLKNKQARLVLKDAALDELEHKHALERALVEGTIEGEHAMERPVPTMNLDYVLHQKELSPDADARQALAFAIHLEKHAIDFYQKMMQGCEGAPMAKLFEKLLNDETRHLQELEDMYERHFMAEN; from the coding sequence ATGAGTTCCAACAAAGCCAAAGCTTGTTATACCTATGAGGCCGCCCTCGAAGCGGCGGTTAAAATGGAAAACGACGGCTTCCGCAGTTATCTGGAAGCTATGCGCAAGCTCAAAAACAAGCAGGCGCGCCTGGTCCTCAAAGATGCCGCTCTCGATGAGCTTGAACACAAGCATGCCTTGGAGCGCGCTCTGGTCGAGGGGACCATTGAAGGTGAGCATGCCATGGAGCGGCCGGTTCCAACCATGAATCTGGATTATGTTCTGCACCAAAAAGAACTCAGTCCCGATGCCGATGCGCGTCAGGCACTGGCCTTTGCCATCCATCTGGAAAAACACGCCATCGATTTCTACCAGAAGATGATGCAAGGCTGCGAAGGCGCACCCATGGCCAAACTCTTTGAAAAACTGCTCAATGACGAAACCCGCCATCTGCAAGAGCTTGAAGATATGTACGAGCGCCATTTCATGGCCGAAAATTGA
- a CDS encoding IclR family transcriptional regulator: MPAREKESYSIRSVDNALALLEALSEEDEELSLSRLSERMGLNKASVFRLLATFERRGYVERRQGSRDYQLGPSAYEIGQKLLSRMGLLRKARPIMEKLVRECDEAAYLVVRRNGDALFLDMVDNIQQVKVVSLVGRRLPLDSCAAGKIFLAYDDSDEGMQEQVLKEELEGIRRQGHAGDCHGIGEGGACLAVPLLDAAADVVGVLALVGPEFRMPQERIESQLLPALKTAGEVISSKLGYLGYSLQKTH; the protein is encoded by the coding sequence GTGCCGGCCCGAGAAAAAGAGAGCTACAGCATCCGATCCGTTGATAACGCCCTGGCCCTGCTTGAAGCCCTCAGCGAAGAAGATGAGGAACTCAGCCTGTCCCGCCTGAGTGAGCGCATGGGACTGAACAAGGCGAGCGTTTTCCGCCTCCTTGCAACCTTCGAACGCCGGGGCTATGTCGAACGCCGCCAAGGATCGCGCGATTACCAACTTGGACCCTCGGCCTATGAAATCGGACAAAAACTTCTGTCGCGCATGGGGCTGCTTCGCAAGGCCCGACCCATTATGGAAAAACTGGTGCGCGAATGCGACGAAGCAGCCTACCTGGTGGTTCGCCGCAACGGCGATGCCCTTTTTCTTGACATGGTCGACAACATTCAGCAGGTCAAGGTTGTCTCGCTGGTCGGGCGGCGTTTGCCGCTGGACAGTTGCGCTGCGGGAAAAATCTTTCTCGCCTATGACGACAGTGACGAAGGAATGCAAGAGCAGGTGCTGAAAGAGGAACTGGAGGGGATTCGTCGGCAGGGCCATGCCGGCGACTGCCACGGCATCGGCGAGGGCGGTGCCTGCCTGGCCGTGCCCCTGCTGGATGCCGCCGCGGATGTTGTGGGAGTTCTTGCGCTGGTGGGTCCGGAATTTCGCATGCCGCAGGAGCGCATTGAAAGCCAATTGCTGCCGGCTCTGAAAACCGCCGGCGAAGTCATTTCTTCGAAACTGGGCTACCTGGGCTATTCCCTGCAAAAAACTCACTGA